A window of Thermosynechococcus sp. NK55a contains these coding sequences:
- the recA gene encoding recombinase RecA produces MSNTTVSAEKRKALELAVAQIERNFGKGSIMRLGDATRMKVETISSGALTLDLALGGGLPKGRIIEIYGPESSGKTTLALHAVAEVQKAGGVAAFVDAEHALDPTYSAALGVDIENLLVAQPDTGEAGLEIVDQLVRSTAVDIVVVDSVAALVPRAEIEGDMGDSHVGLQARLMSQALRKITGNIGKTGCTVIFLNQLRQKIGVTYGNPETTTGGIALKFFASVRLDIRRVQTLKKGTEEFGIRAKVKVAKNKVAPPFRIAEFDIIFGQGISKLGCVLDIAEATGVITRKGAWYSYNGENLAQGRENTIKYMEENPPFAQEVEQQVRQKLDQGAAGFANFANRVTHTHEEIGEEE; encoded by the coding sequence ATGAGTAACACCACCGTTTCCGCCGAAAAGCGCAAAGCCCTTGAGCTTGCCGTCGCCCAGATCGAACGCAACTTTGGTAAGGGTAGCATTATGCGCCTTGGGGATGCTACCCGCATGAAAGTGGAGACCATTTCCAGTGGCGCCCTCACCCTTGACCTTGCCTTGGGCGGCGGTCTGCCAAAAGGACGCATCATTGAAATTTATGGGCCTGAAAGTTCAGGGAAAACCACGTTGGCACTCCACGCCGTAGCCGAAGTCCAGAAAGCCGGTGGGGTCGCTGCCTTTGTGGATGCCGAACATGCCCTAGATCCCACCTATTCTGCTGCCCTAGGGGTAGATATTGAAAACCTGCTGGTGGCGCAGCCGGATACTGGAGAAGCGGGCTTAGAAATCGTGGATCAACTGGTGCGCTCGACGGCTGTGGATATTGTGGTGGTGGACTCCGTGGCCGCCTTGGTGCCCCGTGCCGAAATTGAGGGAGACATGGGAGATAGCCATGTGGGGCTGCAAGCCCGCCTCATGAGCCAAGCCCTGCGCAAAATTACCGGCAATATCGGTAAAACGGGCTGTACGGTGATTTTCCTGAACCAATTGCGGCAAAAGATTGGCGTCACCTACGGCAACCCGGAAACGACAACGGGGGGAATAGCCCTCAAGTTCTTTGCCTCGGTGCGCCTAGATATTCGGCGAGTGCAAACCCTGAAGAAGGGAACAGAGGAATTTGGGATTCGCGCCAAAGTCAAGGTGGCCAAAAATAAGGTGGCGCCTCCCTTTCGCATTGCAGAGTTTGACATTATTTTTGGTCAGGGGATTTCCAAGTTAGGCTGCGTTCTCGATATAGCCGAGGCAACCGGTGTGATTACCCGCAAAGGGGCTTGGTATTCCTACAACGGTGAAAACCTTGCCCAAGGCCGCGAGAACACAATTAAGTACATGGAGGAGAACCCTCCCTTTGCCCAAGAGGTTGAACAGCAGGTGCGGCAAAAGCTAGACCAAGGAGCAGCGGGCTTTGCCAATTTTGCCAATAGGGTGACTCATACCCATGAGGAAATTGGCGAAGAGGAATAG
- a CDS encoding GNAT family N-acetyltransferase: MIEIRAAEITDLPSVAQLVALSFHPGGGWQALWRGFLQLGIEQDLRDRWQRERPHYHCWLAIMPIGGASRCVGSVEVQLREIKGQPNPYLSNLAVHPDYRRRGIGRRLLQAVETHLYAIYSDYSDLYLHVLAQNQAARQLYARCGFEVVEEDFTFWGERKLLLRKSLTGDRPYSSSPISSWV; encoded by the coding sequence ATGATTGAGATTCGTGCAGCAGAGATCACCGACTTGCCAAGTGTGGCTCAGCTCGTGGCGCTGAGTTTTCATCCCGGTGGCGGTTGGCAAGCCCTTTGGCGCGGTTTTCTCCAGTTGGGGATTGAGCAGGATTTGCGCGATCGCTGGCAGCGCGAGCGTCCCCACTACCACTGTTGGCTAGCCATTATGCCCATAGGAGGCGCTTCTCGATGTGTAGGAAGTGTTGAGGTGCAGCTCCGTGAGATCAAGGGGCAACCCAACCCTTATCTCTCTAACTTGGCCGTGCATCCCGACTACCGACGACGGGGCATTGGCCGGCGGCTATTACAGGCGGTTGAGACCCACCTTTACGCCATCTATTCCGACTATTCCGATCTCTATCTCCACGTCCTTGCTCAAAATCAAGCAGCACGGCAGTTATATGCCCGCTGTGGCTTTGAAGTGGTTGAGGAAGACTTCACGTTTTGGGGAGAGCGAAAGTTACTGCTGCGGAAGTCCCTCACAGGCGATCGCCCCTATTCCTCTTCGCCAATTTCCTCATGGGTATGA
- a CDS encoding tetratricopeptide repeat protein, translating to MLKTIARSIFGLSLVLLSSSVATAQVVLPRTLELNPKEMEQNGFIVAQEALQLAQFQQFQDALVRAKLAVQLAPQAHEIWALLGGLYLTVNQPQEAVPALEQALKLNTKNPAAYFNLGTAHFRLGQYGAAVRAIAQGLALKPDATEEWFNLGNAYLKLGEKEQAIAQYRRVLRLDRQFWPAYTNIGLVLYEQGRIQQAAKNWEQAADIDPKASEPKLALATALLRLGQEERAIQLAEEALRLDSRYGTVEFQRENLWGDRLVADTQTLLAKPPLRALMSQLEQSALPQP from the coding sequence GTGCTTAAAACAATTGCCCGCTCTATCTTTGGTCTGAGTCTAGTCCTCCTCAGTAGCAGTGTGGCCACGGCGCAGGTGGTGCTACCGCGCACCCTTGAACTCAATCCTAAGGAGATGGAGCAAAATGGCTTTATCGTGGCACAAGAAGCCCTGCAACTGGCGCAGTTCCAGCAATTTCAAGATGCGTTGGTGCGAGCCAAGCTGGCCGTGCAGTTAGCACCTCAGGCCCACGAGATCTGGGCCTTGCTCGGTGGCCTGTATCTCACGGTCAATCAACCTCAGGAGGCTGTTCCTGCCCTAGAGCAGGCCTTGAAACTGAATACCAAAAATCCAGCCGCCTATTTCAACCTAGGCACTGCCCACTTTCGCCTAGGACAGTACGGGGCAGCGGTGCGGGCAATCGCCCAGGGATTGGCTCTCAAACCCGATGCCACAGAGGAATGGTTTAATCTGGGCAACGCCTATCTCAAACTGGGAGAAAAGGAGCAGGCGATCGCTCAATACCGTCGTGTCCTGCGTTTGGATCGCCAGTTTTGGCCAGCCTACACCAACATTGGTTTGGTGCTCTATGAGCAAGGCAGGATTCAGCAGGCGGCAAAGAACTGGGAACAGGCGGCAGACATTGACCCCAAGGCCAGTGAGCCTAAACTGGCTTTGGCCACGGCTCTCCTTCGCCTGGGGCAGGAAGAAAGGGCAATACAACTCGCAGAGGAGGCGCTGCGTCTCGATAGTCGCTACGGCACGGTGGAGTTTCAACGGGAGAACCTCTGGGGCGATCGCTTGGTGGCGGATACGCAAACCCTATTGGCCAAGCCCCCCCTGCGGGCACTGATGAGCCAACTGGAGCAATCTGCCCTTCCTCAGCCCTAG
- a CDS encoding CD225/dispanin family protein, whose amino-acid sequence MSSSSEQNIPNYLVPAILSTICCCLPVGIIAIIFAAQVDSKLTAGDRAGALEASNKAKLFTWMAVILGLLGSVLYAVLMVLAIIAEQGGQ is encoded by the coding sequence ATGTCAAGCAGTTCAGAGCAAAACATCCCCAACTATCTTGTTCCAGCAATTCTTTCAACAATTTGTTGCTGTTTACCCGTTGGAATTATCGCAATTATCTTTGCCGCCCAAGTTGACTCAAAGTTGACCGCCGGCGATCGTGCCGGGGCGCTAGAGGCCTCAAATAAGGCCAAGTTGTTCACTTGGATGGCTGTCATTTTAGGATTGCTGGGAAGTGTTCTTTATGCGGTGCTCATGGTTCTCGCAATTATCGCCGAGCAGGGGGGCCAGTAG
- the nagA gene encoding N-acetylglucosamine-6-phosphate deacetylase, with protein sequence MMAAQWLDRVRLLGRDRLQQVQIADGKVVAIGSDLIPPQAVGVVDFAGDYLSLGGVDLQINGALGIPFPELKTAEPLPKISRYLWQQGIDAYAPTIVTAPLGAIHTALGLIHQYVPNSLEPEAEILGVHLEGPFLNPHKRGAHPQEYLQPLTLEAVQAVLAAFSPAVCILTLAPELDTSHQVLPYLRELGITVSLGHSMATLAQAQAAFEAGATMITHAFNAMPPLHHREPGLLAAALTDQRVWCGVIADGVHVHPQMLRILWQCAGDRLFLVSDALAPLGLGDGLYPWDERHIEVKNGTARLADGTLCGTTVPLLTMVGRLVDWGVCNFEAALTLATVNPRRALGLRTELLQQPATHLLRWRSPDHYERLPATGPPARR encoded by the coding sequence ATGATGGCGGCGCAATGGCTGGATCGGGTCCGGCTTTTGGGGCGCGATCGCCTGCAACAGGTACAAATTGCCGATGGCAAGGTAGTCGCCATTGGCTCAGATTTAATTCCACCGCAAGCTGTTGGCGTTGTGGATTTTGCTGGTGATTATCTCTCCCTGGGGGGGGTCGATTTACAAATTAACGGTGCCTTGGGCATTCCTTTTCCGGAGTTGAAGACGGCAGAACCGCTGCCTAAAATTAGCCGCTACCTTTGGCAACAGGGGATTGATGCCTATGCCCCCACCATCGTAACCGCTCCCCTAGGGGCAATTCACACCGCTTTGGGACTGATTCACCAGTATGTGCCGAACTCTCTGGAGCCGGAAGCTGAGATTCTCGGCGTCCATTTAGAGGGGCCGTTTCTCAATCCCCACAAGCGGGGGGCCCACCCCCAAGAGTATCTGCAACCCTTGACCTTGGAAGCTGTTCAAGCAGTTCTGGCAGCCTTTAGCCCAGCAGTGTGCATTCTCACCCTAGCGCCGGAATTGGATACAAGCCATCAGGTTTTGCCCTACTTGCGGGAGTTAGGAATTACCGTCAGTTTAGGCCACTCCATGGCCACCCTAGCCCAAGCCCAGGCGGCTTTTGAGGCGGGTGCCACTATGATTACCCATGCTTTTAATGCCATGCCTCCCCTCCACCATCGAGAGCCGGGACTGTTAGCAGCCGCCCTGACCGATCAGCGGGTCTGGTGTGGGGTGATTGCCGATGGGGTTCATGTCCATCCCCAAATGTTACGGATTTTGTGGCAATGCGCGGGCGATCGCCTGTTTTTGGTCAGTGATGCGCTGGCACCGCTGGGGTTAGGGGATGGCCTGTACCCTTGGGATGAGCGGCACATTGAGGTCAAAAATGGCACTGCACGATTGGCTGATGGCACCCTCTGCGGTACCACAGTGCCGCTGCTGACCATGGTGGGACGATTAGTGGACTGGGGAGTGTGCAATTTTGAAGCAGCGTTAACATTGGCGACGGTAAACCCGCGCCGGGCTCTGGGCTTGAGGACTGAACTATTGCAACAACCGGCCACTCACCTGTTGCGCTGGCGATCGCCTGACCATTATGAACGCCTGCCGGCTACTGGCCCCCCTGCTCGGCGATAA
- a CDS encoding ferredoxin family protein, whose product MAHTIVTNTCEGVADCVEACPVACIHPGPGKNSKGTDWFWIDFATCIDCGICLQVCPVEGAIVPEERPDLQATPA is encoded by the coding sequence GTGGCCCACACGATTGTCACCAATACCTGTGAAGGGGTTGCTGATTGCGTCGAGGCTTGTCCGGTAGCCTGTATTCATCCAGGGCCGGGCAAAAATAGCAAGGGCACGGATTGGTTCTGGATTGATTTTGCCACTTGCATTGACTGCGGCATCTGTCTGCAAGTGTGTCCTGTCGAGGGGGCAATTGTGCCCGAAGAACGTCCTGATTTACAAGCAACGCCCGCATGA
- a CDS encoding helicase HerA domain-containing protein: MTAQQLGIVVQGSLSQGLEVRLSGQVSVEELRVGQFLVVQGRRSRFFCLLTDVALGTANPRILLNPPALEDTFLQEVLAGNGTFATLSVAPMLMILDDEQELRPVKTIPAHFSPVYEASERDFRAVFGWEDDPQRRHFAIGTPLDMAVPICLDLDRFVERSNGVFGKSGTGKSFLTRLLLSGIIRKQAAVNLIFDMHSEYGWEATREGKQLSTVKGLRQLFPRQVKIYTLDPESTQRRGVRDAQELYIGFDQIEVEDLALVQAELNLSEASLENAMILRNEFGKGWITRLLMMTNQEIQEFCETKMGSKASIMALQRKLTRLEQLKYLRNTCSKNYIGQILATLAAGQHVVIEFGSQANMLSYMLATNIIARRIHQAYVQQSEVFLQTKNPSDRPRQLVITIEEAHRFLDPATVKQTIFGTIAREMRKYFVTLLVVDQRPSGIDSEIMSQIGTRITALLNDEKDIEAIFTGVPGSQQLRSVLAKLDSKQQALVLGHAVPMPVVIQTRSYDESFYGEIGDPDWQELPTPALLEAAEAAKSDLGI, translated from the coding sequence ATGACGGCTCAACAACTGGGAATAGTCGTCCAAGGCTCCCTCAGTCAAGGCCTTGAAGTGCGACTCAGTGGTCAGGTTTCAGTGGAGGAACTGCGGGTTGGGCAATTTTTGGTGGTGCAAGGCCGGCGATCGCGCTTCTTTTGCCTGCTGACGGATGTGGCTCTCGGCACTGCCAATCCCCGCATTCTCCTCAATCCCCCCGCCCTTGAAGATACCTTTTTGCAGGAGGTGCTAGCAGGCAATGGCACGTTTGCCACCTTGAGTGTGGCGCCAATGCTGATGATTCTCGACGATGAGCAGGAACTCCGTCCTGTGAAAACCATTCCTGCCCACTTCAGTCCGGTTTACGAAGCCAGTGAACGAGACTTTCGTGCCGTCTTTGGCTGGGAGGACGATCCGCAGCGCCGCCACTTTGCCATTGGTACCCCTTTGGATATGGCGGTGCCCATTTGTTTGGATTTAGATCGCTTTGTGGAGCGCAGCAATGGCGTATTTGGCAAGTCGGGCACGGGCAAGTCCTTTTTGACGCGGCTGTTGTTGTCGGGGATTATCCGCAAACAGGCGGCGGTGAACCTGATTTTTGATATGCACTCGGAGTATGGCTGGGAGGCCACCCGGGAAGGCAAGCAACTGAGTACCGTTAAGGGATTGCGGCAACTGTTTCCACGCCAAGTAAAGATCTATACCCTTGACCCTGAATCCACCCAACGGCGGGGCGTGCGCGATGCCCAGGAACTCTACATTGGTTTTGATCAAATCGAGGTCGAGGACTTGGCGCTGGTGCAGGCAGAACTCAACCTCTCGGAGGCCAGCCTAGAAAATGCAATGATTCTGCGCAACGAGTTTGGTAAGGGCTGGATCACTCGCCTGCTGATGATGACCAATCAGGAGATTCAGGAGTTTTGTGAAACAAAAATGGGCAGCAAGGCTTCTATCATGGCCCTGCAACGCAAACTCACGCGGCTGGAACAACTGAAGTACCTACGCAACACCTGTAGCAAGAACTACATTGGCCAAATTTTGGCGACCCTGGCTGCAGGTCAACATGTGGTGATTGAGTTTGGCTCCCAAGCGAATATGCTCTCCTATATGCTGGCGACGAATATTATTGCCCGCCGCATTCACCAAGCCTACGTGCAGCAGTCAGAGGTCTTTCTGCAAACGAAAAATCCGAGCGATCGCCCCCGGCAACTGGTAATCACGATTGAAGAAGCTCACCGCTTCTTGGATCCAGCAACCGTAAAACAGACGATCTTTGGCACGATCGCCCGCGAAATGCGCAAGTATTTCGTGACCTTGCTGGTTGTGGATCAGCGGCCTTCCGGCATTGATAGTGAAATCATGTCGCAAATTGGTACTCGCATTACGGCCCTCCTCAACGATGAAAAAGACATTGAGGCAATTTTCACTGGGGTGCCCGGATCACAGCAGTTGCGTTCAGTGTTGGCAAAGCTGGATTCTAAACAGCAGGCTCTGGTCCTTGGCCATGCAGTGCCGATGCCAGTGGTGATTCAAACCCGTAGCTATGATGAAAGTTTCTATGGGGAAATCGGCGATCCCGACTGGCAGGAACTACCCACACCTGCGCTCTTAGAGGCGGCTGAAGCTGCTAAGTCAGATTTAGGGATTTAG
- a CDS encoding D-alanyl-D-alanine carboxypeptidase, whose protein sequence is MLELLAAVAWYWGQPPFEALKAVIFPYHAALYQYRDRYLQTLAEEGFAPSQQGIWIQSAQQLLVNHQGDRPLPAASVTKIATSLAVLDKYPFEHQFLTRIGTTGRLQNGVLRGDLVLIGGNDPLFVWEEAIALGNALNRLGIQQVQGNLVIVPPFIMNFYSDPQISAELFKLALDHRRWTPEIAAAYGQHLKEQPRPQVSIAGGTRFQGTIPANVTIRLEHRSLPLGEIVRQMNIYSNNGIAEMLAEMVGGAATVAQVAARKANVSAAEIQLINGSGLGEENRISPRAVCGMLFALQQELAAKNHSLADVLPMAGRDGGTLEDRQLPAATLVKTGSLWNVSALVGVLPTARYGTVCFALLNGGSNLEGFRRAQDRYVQHLSQTLQPSQLPGAEFHSQAGAPRFGDPQRIQAVTAQ, encoded by the coding sequence ATGTTGGAGCTATTGGCAGCAGTAGCATGGTACTGGGGACAGCCGCCCTTTGAGGCTCTCAAAGCAGTGATTTTTCCCTATCATGCGGCGCTGTATCAGTATCGCGATCGCTACCTGCAAACGCTAGCTGAAGAAGGCTTTGCCCCCAGCCAACAGGGGATTTGGATTCAAAGTGCCCAGCAGTTACTTGTAAACCACCAGGGAGATCGCCCCCTTCCTGCTGCATCGGTCACCAAAATCGCCACGAGCCTTGCTGTTCTCGACAAATACCCCTTTGAGCATCAGTTTCTCACTCGCATTGGCACGACAGGCAGGCTACAAAATGGTGTCCTCAGGGGGGATTTGGTCTTGATTGGCGGCAATGATCCCCTGTTTGTGTGGGAGGAGGCGATCGCCCTTGGCAATGCCCTCAATCGCTTGGGAATTCAGCAAGTGCAAGGGAACTTAGTCATCGTCCCTCCCTTTATCATGAACTTTTACTCTGACCCCCAGATCAGCGCAGAGCTATTCAAACTGGCCCTCGATCATCGCCGGTGGACCCCCGAAATTGCAGCGGCCTATGGGCAGCACCTCAAGGAACAACCGCGCCCCCAAGTGAGTATTGCCGGTGGAACACGCTTCCAAGGGACGATCCCCGCCAATGTCACGATTCGCCTAGAGCACCGCTCCCTTCCCTTAGGGGAAATTGTGCGGCAAATGAATATCTACAGCAACAATGGAATTGCAGAAATGCTGGCAGAAATGGTAGGAGGTGCTGCAACCGTGGCTCAAGTGGCTGCCCGTAAAGCCAATGTTTCCGCCGCTGAAATTCAACTGATCAATGGTTCAGGGCTGGGGGAGGAGAATCGAATTTCTCCCCGGGCAGTGTGTGGTATGCTCTTTGCCCTCCAGCAGGAGTTAGCCGCGAAAAACCACAGTTTGGCAGATGTGCTACCCATGGCAGGGCGCGACGGCGGTACATTAGAGGATCGTCAATTGCCTGCGGCAACGCTAGTGAAAACCGGTTCCCTTTGGAATGTGAGTGCCCTAGTGGGGGTCTTGCCTACGGCTCGATACGGCACTGTCTGTTTTGCACTCTTGAATGGTGGCAGCAACCTAGAGGGCTTTCGGCGGGCGCAGGATCGCTATGTGCAGCACCTCAGTCAAACCCTCCAACCGAGTCAACTACCGGGGGCGGAATTCCACAGCCAAGCTGGTGCTCCCCGCTTTGGGGATCCCCAACGGATCCAGGCTGTAACGGCGCAATAA
- a CDS encoding DUF2839 domain-containing protein, with translation MGEAKRRKETLGEAYGQQQGGWLKKEQLLLIQKWVTRGTWLGIGLLVVIWLTVRFIGPSFGWWELTVN, from the coding sequence ATGGGTGAGGCAAAGCGGCGCAAAGAAACCCTCGGTGAGGCCTACGGTCAACAACAGGGGGGCTGGCTAAAAAAGGAGCAACTGTTGCTGATTCAGAAATGGGTGACGCGAGGAACGTGGCTGGGGATTGGCCTACTGGTGGTGATTTGGTTAACAGTGCGTTTTATCGGCCCCAGTTTTGGCTGGTGGGAATTGACGGTGAATTAG
- the leuS gene encoding leucine--tRNA ligase, producing the protein MDDRYDPQVIEAKWQQEWAARQLDRTDTDPQKPKFYALSMFPYPSGNLHMGHVRNYTITDVIARCRRMQGYRVLHPMGWDAFGLPAENAAIERGIHPRLWTQQNIGQMRQELQRLGLAYDWEREVTTCDPDYYRWTQWLFLEFFEAGLAYQKEAAVNWDPVDQTVLANEQVDSEGRSWRSGALVERRLLKQWFLKITAYAEELLNDLEQLTGWPERVKLMQANWIGQSTGAYLEFPIVGSNEKIGVFTTRPDTVYGVTYVVLAPEHPLTLKVTTSRRRKTVEAFIASVQQESELERTAGDRPKRGVATGGKALNPFTGEAIPIWIADYVLYEYGTGAVMGVPAHDERDFQFAKAHKLPIRQVIIPPDGKASARPKAAYTEPGRLINSGQFDGMDSTAAKVAITEYAAAQGWGRAQVQYRLRDWLISRQRYWGVPIPIIHCPQCGPVPVPRSELPVLLPEDVEFTGRGPSPLAKLAAWRDVPCPQCGGPAQRETDTMDTFIDSSWYYFRYADARNSEAPFDPAAIKDWLPVDQYVGGIEHAILHLLYSRFFTKVLRDRQLVHVSEPFQRLLTQGMVQGRTYKNPRTGKYIIPSRIPDLNQPTDPDTGEALEVVYEKMSKSKYNGVAPGDVIQQYGADTARMFILFKAPPEKDLEWDDADVEGQFRFLNRVWRLVQTFKAKGGRLGQPLPTTLTKAEKDLRRAIHTAIKEISEDIEGDYQLNTAVAELMKLSNALSSADCYTSGVYSEGIQTLLTLLAPFAPHISEELWHQLGGTDSIHRQPWPKADPTALVADEITLVIQVMGKTRGAIQVPAAASQAELEEAAKHSEIGQRYLAGKTIKKVIVVPGKLVNFVLES; encoded by the coding sequence GTGGACGATCGCTACGACCCCCAAGTGATTGAGGCCAAGTGGCAACAGGAATGGGCTGCACGCCAACTGGATCGCACCGACACCGATCCGCAAAAGCCCAAATTCTATGCCCTCTCCATGTTTCCCTACCCCTCAGGGAATCTGCACATGGGGCACGTCCGCAACTATACGATTACCGATGTCATTGCCCGCTGTCGGCGGATGCAGGGTTACCGCGTTCTCCACCCCATGGGCTGGGATGCCTTTGGCCTGCCGGCGGAAAATGCTGCCATTGAACGGGGAATTCATCCCCGCCTTTGGACACAACAGAATATTGGCCAAATGCGCCAAGAACTGCAACGTCTTGGCCTCGCCTACGATTGGGAACGGGAGGTGACCACCTGTGACCCCGACTACTACCGCTGGACACAATGGCTGTTTTTGGAATTTTTTGAGGCGGGCTTGGCCTACCAGAAAGAGGCAGCGGTGAACTGGGATCCCGTGGATCAAACGGTTTTGGCCAATGAGCAGGTGGACAGTGAAGGACGGTCCTGGCGATCGGGGGCCTTAGTGGAACGGCGACTGCTGAAGCAATGGTTCCTGAAAATTACCGCCTATGCTGAGGAACTGTTGAATGACTTGGAACAACTGACCGGCTGGCCAGAGCGGGTGAAATTAATGCAGGCCAACTGGATCGGTCAGTCCACCGGTGCCTATTTGGAATTCCCAATTGTGGGCAGCAATGAGAAAATTGGTGTTTTTACCACCCGTCCCGATACCGTCTACGGCGTAACATACGTGGTACTGGCGCCAGAACATCCCCTCACGCTGAAGGTGACCACGAGCCGCCGCCGCAAAACCGTCGAAGCCTTTATTGCCAGTGTGCAACAGGAAAGTGAACTGGAACGTACAGCCGGCGATCGCCCCAAACGGGGTGTGGCCACCGGCGGCAAAGCCCTAAACCCCTTTACCGGCGAAGCAATCCCCATTTGGATTGCCGATTATGTCCTCTACGAATACGGTACCGGTGCCGTGATGGGCGTACCTGCCCACGATGAGCGGGATTTTCAGTTTGCCAAAGCCCACAAGCTCCCCATCCGCCAAGTGATTATCCCCCCAGACGGCAAAGCCAGTGCCCGCCCCAAGGCCGCCTATACAGAGCCGGGGAGATTGATCAACAGTGGTCAATTTGATGGCATGGACTCCACCGCAGCTAAAGTAGCGATTACCGAATACGCAGCGGCTCAAGGCTGGGGACGGGCGCAAGTGCAGTATCGGCTGCGGGATTGGCTCATTTCCCGCCAACGCTATTGGGGCGTCCCCATTCCCATCATTCACTGTCCGCAGTGTGGGCCAGTGCCGGTGCCGCGCTCAGAATTACCGGTGCTCCTCCCTGAAGACGTGGAGTTTACCGGTCGCGGGCCTTCTCCCTTGGCGAAGCTTGCTGCATGGCGCGATGTCCCCTGCCCGCAGTGTGGTGGGCCGGCCCAGCGGGAAACGGATACCATGGACACATTCATTGACTCCTCTTGGTACTACTTCCGCTACGCTGATGCCCGCAACAGTGAAGCCCCCTTTGACCCCGCAGCCATCAAGGACTGGTTACCGGTGGATCAGTACGTGGGGGGAATTGAGCACGCCATTCTGCATTTGCTCTACTCGCGCTTTTTTACCAAAGTCTTGCGCGATCGCCAGCTCGTGCATGTGAGTGAACCCTTTCAGCGACTGCTCACCCAAGGCATGGTTCAAGGGCGCACCTACAAAAATCCGCGCACTGGTAAATACATCATTCCCAGCCGCATCCCCGATCTCAACCAACCCACCGATCCCGACACAGGGGAAGCCCTAGAGGTGGTCTATGAGAAAATGTCCAAGTCGAAGTACAACGGCGTTGCTCCCGGCGATGTCATCCAACAGTACGGTGCCGACACAGCGCGGATGTTTATCCTCTTCAAAGCGCCCCCCGAAAAAGACCTGGAATGGGACGATGCTGACGTTGAAGGGCAGTTTCGCTTTCTCAACCGCGTCTGGCGACTCGTACAAACGTTCAAAGCCAAGGGGGGTCGGCTGGGGCAACCCCTGCCCACAACCCTAACCAAAGCCGAAAAAGATCTGCGCCGTGCCATTCACACAGCCATTAAAGAAATTAGTGAGGACATTGAAGGTGACTATCAACTGAATACGGCTGTTGCTGAACTCATGAAACTCAGTAATGCCCTCAGCAGTGCCGACTGCTACACCTCTGGGGTCTATAGCGAAGGCATCCAAACCCTACTCACCCTCCTTGCTCCCTTTGCCCCCCACATCAGCGAAGAACTTTGGCACCAACTGGGGGGCACTGATTCAATTCACCGCCAGCCTTGGCCAAAAGCAGACCCCACTGCCCTCGTTGCCGATGAAATTACCCTTGTCATTCAGGTCATGGGTAAAACCCGTGGCGCGATCCAAGTGCCAGCCGCTGCCAGCCAAGCCGAACTTGAGGAAGCTGCCAAGCACTCAGAGATTGGCCAGCGCTATCTCGCGGGTAAAACCATTAAAAAAGTCATTGTTGTGCCGGGCAAGTTGGTGAACTTCGTCCTAGAGTCCTAA
- a CDS encoding response regulator transcription factor, which translates to MEHILLLEDETELADPLGHILRQEGYHVDVAYDGETAQAYWQRQRPYHLLILDWMVPPPTGLELCQRWRQAGDETPVLFLTARDTVDDRVCGLDAGADDYLVKPFELRELLARVRALLRRRHAMGCTAPILCWQDLRLDVEGRLLYRGQQCICLSEKETALLALFLKHPTELLSHELIASQLWPDQPCVNRNLLAAQIRLLRRKIEHRDEPSLIQTVYGQGYRLRPVAAPEG; encoded by the coding sequence GTGGAGCACATTCTGCTACTAGAGGATGAAACGGAACTAGCCGACCCCTTAGGTCACATCCTACGTCAAGAGGGCTACCACGTTGACGTGGCCTATGATGGTGAAACGGCTCAAGCCTACTGGCAAAGGCAGCGCCCCTACCACCTATTGATTTTGGATTGGATGGTACCCCCGCCCACAGGGCTAGAACTCTGTCAACGATGGCGCCAAGCAGGTGATGAGACCCCCGTTCTCTTTCTCACTGCTCGAGATACAGTCGATGACCGGGTATGCGGTCTGGATGCCGGTGCCGATGATTATTTGGTGAAGCCCTTTGAACTACGGGAATTGCTAGCACGGGTACGGGCACTGCTGCGACGGCGGCATGCGATGGGGTGTACAGCCCCCATTCTTTGCTGGCAGGATTTGCGTTTAGATGTTGAAGGTCGTTTGCTCTACCGGGGACAACAGTGCATCTGCCTGTCGGAAAAGGAAACGGCACTTTTGGCGCTCTTCCTCAAGCACCCGACGGAACTGCTCAGCCATGAATTGATTGCCAGTCAACTGTGGCCGGATCAGCCCTGTGTCAATCGCAACCTATTGGCAGCCCAGATTCGGCTCCTACGCCGCAAAATTGAGCACAGGGATGAACCCTCCCTGATTCAAACGGTCTATGGTCAAGGCTATCGGCTACGCCCAGTTGCTGCACCTGAAGGCTAA